From the genome of Erinaceus europaeus chromosome 1, mEriEur2.1, whole genome shotgun sequence:
CCAGTCTCCATTCGTCATTGCACAACAGCCTCCTTTAATAGCCTCAACCCCCTTCCCAGCATGGACCTTTCAACAGCTCTTAAAAATGCCTTTGTTTTCATTCCCTCCATTACAGTAACTTAGCTTCTCCGGGTAACTTAGGAGACGCTGAGCCAAGTGTTGAAGCATGGCAGCTTACCCAGTGAGGACACAAAGACAAGACCCAGGCCCACTCCGAGGGGTGCTCCCATGTTCAGAAATTTCTCACTGGGTGCACACATGGCCACGGTGGAGAGGCCGCCCACAATGCCAGCGGTGTACCATGCAGCTCTGAGGAGAAGAGGGCCTCCTAGTATTGTCAGAGGAGCCACTACTGCACCCATCACACCTAGGAACAAGAACCAGCAATCAGTTAAATAGCAACCACATGGGGAAATGTCCCTCCTAAGCAAGGTGCCATCTGGACACTGTTTCACCATGTGACCGCAAAAAGTCTTTCCCTTATTTAGCTACCACGACCAAGCCTGATTATATAATGAAACCCGTGACTATCTCAGTCTAAGTCACAACAGTGACATTCCTAGCCAACCACTGAACACTAGATTTCAAGTCAGTTAGTCAAATTTCATGTAGTTCATTATGTGGATCTGAGCCTACCAATGGCTTTGCTAAGAATACTCAGATATGCCAGAAATGAgattaaaagtttttaaatgaaTAGCTCAAGCCTGCTACTGCTAAAATGAAACAAGATGAGAGAGTGAGTATATGATGCATGCCTTTATGAAAACTTTAAGATTTATAGGGAAAGGTAGCAATAAATAACAAAGGTAAGcaagtgctctagttaaaaataaatcttaaaaatgagATTTCAGAAATGAGCAGAACTTACTCTTTTAAACATGAGATGTGCATAGTTTAACTTGTAGAATGACTGTGAAGTTATCTTCATACTGAACTCAATTACGAGTTTGATTTTTTGTGTACGTACCATTTTTAGATCACGTAGAAGTATACTGTATCTCCTTaagtgaaattaaaaacaaatcatttaaaaaacactattaaacaaacaaagagacccctcacagaataggagaagatcttcacatgccatacatcagacaagaaactaatcaccaaaatatataaagagctcagcaaacttagcaccaaaaaagcaaatgaccccatccaaaaatgggcagaggaaatgaacaaaacattcactacagaggagatccaaaaggctaacaaacatatgaaaaactgctctaggtcactgattgtcagagaaatgcaaattaagacaacactaagataccacctcactcctgtaagaatggcatacatcaaaaaggacagcagcaacaaatgctggagagcttgtggggacagaggaacccttttacattgctggtgggaatgtaaattggtccagcctctgtggagagcagtctggagaactctcagaaggctagacatggaccttccatatgatccagtaattcctctcctggggttataccccaaggactccataacacccaaccaaaaagaggtgtgtactcctatgttcatagcagcacaattcataatagttaaaacctggaagcaacccaggtgcccaacaccagatgagtggctgagaaagctgtggtatatatacacaatggaatactatgcagctatcaagaacaatgaacccaccttctctgacccatcttggacagagctagaaggaattatgttaagtgagctaactcagaaagataaagatgagtatgggatgatcccactcatcaacagaagttgagtaagaagatctgaaagggaaactaaaagcaggacctgaccaaattgtaagtagggcaccaaagtaaaaaccctgtggtgaggggtagacatgcagcttcctgggccagtggggggtgggagtgggtgggagggatgggtcacagtcttttggtggtgggaatggtgtttatgtacactcctagtaaagtgtagtcatataaatcactagttaattaatacgagagggggaaaattaattgtatgtctcgaagtttttcaaaacacaaactgaatcttttcaatatataggctgtgtaattgatatgcagactctctcaaaagcctagatcaagtagatcagaagcaaccaatagcacagctatatacaagatactgtactgtacagcaaaccctaacaaaaggacttttcaaagttaacccaattaccaattaatgtgatgataacattaactatcgattgtcttttggaaccctaagacagcaggaacttcacatctccactatagagcctctacttcccccagtcctggaaccattggatagggcccactttcccgtatgcctctcccaatccatatcaagtaatattgcatctgccgatcacaacctaaccaacacaacgattgccacctcaacatgcttcacttcagactgtccagagacttcacttgtggaatgacaacccttcaagcttcattacttgggtgagacctttcctttcatagtatactctaattccatctcaggtggttcactttctaacaaagtcccaaaacctagatatacaccagtttctgtaaacTACTGTTTACACGTttctgttcacacgtatctgtaaactactgcaaaatatatacctgaaagcagaagtaaactagtttccagtgagtacccccctaacacttcctctccactattccaagctttgggtccatgattgctcaacaatttgtttggcttcatatgttaactctcttttcagtcaccaggttccagatgtcatcaggatgccggccaggcttccctggactgaagaccccaccaatgtgtcctggagctctgcttccccagagacccaccctactagggaaagagagaggcagactgggagtatggaccgaccagtcaacacccatgttccatggggaagcaattacagaagccagaccttctaccttctgaaacccacaatgaccctgggcccatgctcccagagggatagagaatgggaaagctatcaggggagggggtgggatatggagattgggtggtgggaattgtgtggaattgtacccctcctaccctatggttttgttaattaatcctttcttaaataaaaaaaaaaaaacactagatagtggctaggaggtggcacatccagttgggCACATATGTAagctcaagacccaggttcatggccctgtccccacctgcatggtagtGGGGAGAGAGGCTTCATGAATGGAGAAGCAGTACTGTagatctttcttcctgtcttcccatTCCATCTTAtgttctatctccatccaataaagtatataaaaaacTGGACTCAGGTTATCAGCAACTGTCCTGTATACAACTGTcatttctccaataaaataataaaaaaatataaaaataggggctgggtggtgacacactggttgagcacacattacaatgccccaaggacccaggtttgcacccccagcccccacctgcagggggaaagctttgcaagaggtaaagcagtgctgcaggtctctctgcctttctccctctctatttctgactgtatcaAACAAAGATACAGCTTAATAAACTAaactttctgatatatgacatttctTTTAGGATTACAATCAATTTTGTAGTTGACAGCAACAGTTTTagggcagcttttttttttttttttttagagctggtttatggaggtgttggggattgaacttggcatcTCTTGtggttcaggtctgagaagttttttacataaaccattttgctatctcccccatccttgggAAACTTAAGGAGCttatcagttttgtttttttttccccccagggctACTTTCTGAAATCTGCTGCAAGTCTGGTAAGTGCAGTTCAGCTTTATTATATAAATCAAACTTATATGCAGGAAAGTGGTACAGCCACAATGGGAAACACAGGCTCCTTAAAATAATGGGACTACTTCATGACCCAGCAACCCCACTACTCTGAGACTAGAGTGAAGAAATGAAATTACTCAGACTGCTGCACTCCCATGTTCACTGCTGTATTACTCGCAGTAGTCAAAATGTGAAATCAATCTACAATGGGTGATTTAATGAAGGGTTAGAATGGAGTGCTACTGAGTAATGGGAAGAGATAATACTATTTGCAACAAGTTGGATGAATACCAtggacattatgctaagtgaaataacttGAAGCAGGTAAATACTACATAGCACACAACACTCATAtatatggaataaaaaaaaagtcaaacaagaGAAATAGCAGTGATGGCTTTCAGGGGTTGGAGTGTGGGGAAAATGGAGCTAAGCTGATTAAATGGTGCAAGCCTATGAATTTTAAGTGTTCTTGCCAGAAATAGGAGCTCTGTTAAGATGAGCTGCTAGATAATTATCATGGTGACCACTTTGTACTGAGTGTCAAGTCTTCATATCGTCTACCTTTTGATTTCTACAGTGTCATGCCAGTTATATctgagagaggggagaaacaTTAGAGCTGCTTTTCAGTGAGTATCTCAGTAAGTAAGCTGCTTAGTCCTGAGACCACAGCTACACTGACTGTGTCAGACTGAAGGAGTCAGCTGACTGTGGTACTTCTTGGCATGTGACCTTCCCAAGTTTCAGGCGCCTTACTTATGAAATACACTGACGTGTTAATATCTGTACAACTTCTAACCTACTTATGAATAATGTAAAGTAGCAGAAAAGCATATTTATTCTGTGAAGGAATGAGCTGTCCCTACAAAGTCCTGCCTGCAAGGTTAATTTCCTTGACTGGGATCTGACTTGTGGCTACACAATCAACCTTGACTAAAAGCTCTGAGTACCAGGCCTCTTCGGGGCTTCTCTGGGAACAGTgcatgttgctctgtgtttggcaTTCTACTGTGTCCCCTCACCTCACAGGAGGTGCATGTTGCCTCATGTTTGGAAACTCTACCTGTCCCTGTTCCTTGGCTGATGCTCCTGCCACATCATCTTGTCCTGATACCCAGCCTTGAGGACAAATATATGTATGCTGAGTCCATGACTAACAAATCACTGAAGTATTTTCTGGGGCCACACCAAGACAAAACACCCTGACTAAATTTACTACTTACAATTTGCTAGGAGTAAGAGGACAATGAACCCATTTTCTTAGTGTCTAAAAAATGGGAACTAGGTGTACAACTCTATTCACTGGCTAACATACAGCAATTCAGAAAATTATAAATTGTGTAACTCAAAAGGTGAGGGTTTTAGTATTTCAACAAAAGGATTAGCTAGCTCATGTCTAAAATATTTCAGAAGCCGTGCCCTACCAGTTTCTGTGTTTTTTATGGCAGAGAACCTCTGGCCTGAGGTTttgtgatcccaggttcaataccaagcaccactgtaagccaaagctgagcagtgctctggttcctctctctgcatctctctatctcattaaaatgaataaaaatattgaaaaggaGAGAACCTCTACAAGGCATTTTTATTTCTGGGTCTAATTAAATTCAATCTAAAAATACAATTATCCCAGGAACCTTGAAATGTGTCTTCCTAATTAAGAGAAGTATCATAAAATATACTAAGAATATTAAAACTGCCTTGCAATTACAGAATCTTTGTTCTGTTCAGTGTAACTTTGTGACCTGAAATATTTACTTATGGACACAATTTACAATTACCTCAGACTCAAGTATGCATTTCTAAATAATTTGTctcaaaaattttttattatgtttattcatttattggatagagacagccagaaactgagaggaagggggagataagagagagacagagaggcactggcagcactgcttcaccactggtaaagctttccccatgcaggtggggaccaggggcttgaacctggatccttgtaaactaacatgtatgctcaaccaggtgtgctactactcgGCTCCTCTAAATAATtttctgattgttttttttttcttttaatactcCCTGAAATATGCTCTACTCTTGTCctgttttttatcttttcctttttttctctactcttacaagtttttattattttattaatgagaccaGAGCAACATTTtggtatatgtgttgccagggattcaaTTCAGAACCATGGGCATGCAAGGAATATGTTCTACCTGTTGAAAAGCTCAGGACTTTTTAATTCTTCTAAAATACCCAAAAAGAATACCTCTCTAGGTGGGAGGGTGCAGACACAGGTCGGTGTGGTATAACTATACATTGTGATCTTATTGTCTCGTAACCCACTATTAGTCACAtgtagaaaacaaaagcaaaaacctcTCAAGGGATGTGTGTGAGATGTAAGATGCTGGTATTAGACAAAGCAGATATAGAAATCTCCACACATTCTACACTATCACAGGCAAGTGCAACAGTTGGTAACTAGGAGTTGAGCTTCAGAATCATTAACTTTACAAAGATTtggtaataataacaaaagcAGTACTATACAGagaactgttttctttctttttaaaattttttaaaaattatctttatttattggatagagtcagaaattgagagagaaaggggtgatagagaggagagggacagagagacacctgcaacactgcttcaccacttgtgaagctttcctcttgcatgtggggactgggggcttgaacctgggtccttgtgtactgtaatgtgtgcgctcaaccaggtgcgccaacatccCGCTGTGAGAACTATTTTCTAAACACGAGGGTCAGTTAAAAGTTATTTACAGAATGACAGATCACTCAaaaggtcattaaaaaaaaaatcagaacatacCAGAATGTAGTAGCCAAGCAAGATGCTTTGGGCCTGGGCTGTGGTCATATGATATCGACCGCACCAGCATTCCTGCTCCAATCATGGCTGCAAAGGTTGCACCAATTGTCTGGAAGAGAGACATTATCAAGAATTCTTACATAGCAGAATAGAAAGCCAAGAATTTCAAATCCAGTTAGTCCCTCCAATGAACCAGGTTTAACAATAAACTGAATAGATTTCCATTGTCACAACATATAAAGATTTCATGTATATAACAAGGAAGAACTGTGTATACAAAATTAATGTTTCAGAATCCTGGAGCTCCAGCAGCACAATTGGTCAgcgtgcggtacttatacagaatctttacaagtacacacacacacatacttcttatagtctttgatttttttcaaactTCAAAGATGACCTATTATCCTTCTCAAACTCTTCCCaaaaattgaaaagagaaaaattctTACAAAAAGCTTTTAgacgtgatctgggaggtggcacagtgggtaaagcattggactctcatgcatgaggtcctgagttcaaaccctggtagcacatgtaccagggtaatatctgattctttctccttctatccttcttatgaataaattaaaataaaaaagcttttggAAGTCAGCACtggatatcaaaagcagataggaacaaGCACATATGCGTACGCACATGCATACACCCATAAATCAACATTCCTAAGGAAAATAGATGCACAGATTCTCAACAAAATCTCAGAAAACCAAATTCAGTAATACATTAAAGGGCTACACATCATGACCAAATTGAATTTATTCCAGGGAAAAAACAGGATTATTGGCTCAACATATGCAAACCAATGTAACACATCACATTGTGACTTAGGAAGTGAAGACTGGGATGtagaagggaatatatatatatatactacatatatataatatatacatattggtGGGGGGAACATCTCATGGTATTATTAGCTTCATTGATTTAGACTAGACTCAAACagggagggaaataaataaaaaaataaacagataggaTTACAACCAACTAAAAAGCTGAATGAGGGAGTTAATCATTAAAACAAAGGGGCATCCTTCCAAATGGGAGAAAACATTTGCATACTATAAATCTGACAGAAGGTTAATATTCAAGTTGCAGAAAGAATTCGTAAGGGGgactcgggcagtagcacagtgggctaagcgcaggtggtgcaaagtgcaaggacctgcgtaaggaccccagttcgagttcctggctccccacccacagggaagtcacttcacaggcggtgaagcaggtctgcaagtgtctatctttctctctctgtcttcctctcctctctccatttctctgtcctatccaactacaggcagtgaagcagtgctgaaggtgactcttctgctttcacctcttaatttcttcctACTCTAGCAAAGGGGATGGAGGGGAAAAATGGAGTAGCGGATTCCTTcagaaccctggtgacaataaaaaacaaaccaaaacaaacaaacacaacttTAAGATAGTGTAATGGTAATGACTAAAGTTTACAAGCCCTGCGTTTAATCCCCTtaaccagccagagctgaacaatgcctgcacaattccaacgATCCCAGCAGGTGCCACTCTTGACCCCACTTTCAAAATTCCAGGGAGAGATAAGAAAGAGGCTCCCCCTAGTGCCATGCATGTTGCTCCCAAGGGAtgctggggacttgagcccaggtcttcatgagaggtaaagtgtgcactctatcagatgTGCTGCCTCTCAGTCCGTTTaggtttatttattactgtatagagacagagtgaaattgagagaagatagagagggagagagacagagatacctgcagccctgcttcactgcttgtgaagctttccccctacatgtggggaccaggggcttgaacctggatccttgtgcactgtaatgtacgcgcttaaccaagtgtgccaccgcctggcccccgtttAGGTTTTTTGTGATAGGTGTTTTCCACTGACATGGGAAGTTTAACATCTGCTTTATTTTCCTCTAAACTGCTACAAAATAACAGCCACTTGCTGCCTATTGCTAGATAATGTTCTggagtttgggttttttttctttttcttttttttaagactttgtcACTATTAAAATATTCAACATCAACAAGAACATAATAGCTGGCAGACCTAGGTCTTCCTTCATCTCAGCATATTAACtgaatacaatttttaaatgggatgctctttttttttaactttcccctCAGTGACTGCCCTACAATTCTGATATGCCATGAAAAAAGGAAAGCAGACACAAGCTGACTTACCACCCAAGAGCCTCTCATCATGAAGCTCATGAGAACAGGAGTTCTGCTGACTGCCATGGCAGACAGAGCTGTTAAACCAATGCTTCCTGCTAAGTACATGTAAGTAGAGTGAATCCTGTCCTTCACATACTGAGGCCAAATTCTGTAAGAAACACACACAATTATTATGTAGGATAATGGGTAAGAGCTCTGGTTGGgcagctgagtggtggtgcacctagctgatcatacattatgatgtgcaaggatctgggttcaagcacccagtccccacctgccaaggggAACActttcataagtgttgaagcagtgctgctgttcccatttccctctctctgtctctttcctaaaTAAACTGTAATAAAAGTTTTCGCTGAATAATTAGCTTAAAGATCTTGAGGGAAACACCACTTTACTATCAATAACTTATTTGGCACATTCATTATGAAAATAATCATAACTTGGGAGTTCTAGTAAAAAAATTAGTGAAGCAAAACAAATAATtggcacatgtacacacactttCTTGTTGTTTGAAATGCATACTCTTGGTTAAGAGATTTTTTAAGTCTGAATATATGCCAAGAAAGCAGGAGAatctaatatatatgtatatatatgtatgtatgtatatatattccaatACACACGCACATATACCTTTACTGAGACaccagaaataaaacaaaataataataataataaaactgaaaTCTTTGTTTTAAAAGCTGGAGTTGTCTAGGGACAAGTTACTTACACAGCCTTCTCAATAGCTCCAATCTCATTAGACATTCCCAAGCCATAGTAGCACAGTGCTCCAAGACCAACAGCAGCCCCTCCAGCAATGAACCATCTTCCCATTTGATCAACTatagagtacaggagaggaaacATATTTATACTGTTTTGTCTTGACTAAATTAAAGGGTTAGTGGCAAGCCAGTTACTAcatgaggaaaataaaaatcatataccACATTCAAAAAAGCCCCACCTAGTATGCAAGGTGTACAAATGGCCTTACGATTCAAGAGAACCAGTAAAGTTCAGTACAAAAGGCTAGGACTGACAACCTCTAATCTTGCTCCAGTCAAGTTTCAGGGTACAGTGTATCTGTTGATGTGTGAGGTCTGATAGAAACTATCTTATAAGGGGTTGGTGTGCTCATGACTTTCTTACAAGTGTTAGTAGTCAAGCCACACTGTCTGAAGTGCTGTTAACTGAGATGATAATCTACAATGAAGCTAAAGAAACTCATTTCATTGTAGAGTACTGGGAAGTACGTTGTCAGTTCTACTTCAATGGAGGTACAGTCCACACAATGTGCATTAGAGGAAGTTCCTATGTAATAGCAGGTTATCACATAATGTCAGAGCTTAGCAGTTCCTTAGTGTCGATCTCCTGAAAACAAATACtggaaaaaaaactttcatttttttattgccaccagggtttacactggggcttggtgcttgcaagaCAAATTcactgatggctttttttttcttttttaaatctggtaagacaaagagaaattgagagggaagagggagatagagggaaagataaaagagagacacctgcaacactgttttaccctTGTGAAAATTCTTAGCAGGttaagaccaggggcttgaatctagatccTTGTGCCATTGCTTGGACTCCCAAACAAATATTCAGGAAAAAGGTTACTTGCTGCCACTGTATGATTCATACAATCTATATTCTAAGGCTGACTCACTAGAAAGGCAGGTCTccgaggcctggtggtggcacacctggtcaagtacacatattacaagggaaagcttcacaagtagtgaagcagggctataggtgtctctttctctcttccctctaaatttctctgtgtcaACCACACacactaaagttaaaaaaataaattactagaATAAAGAAATGCCTTGAAGGGTATCCATTGGACATCTTAACATTATATAGTGTTGTCATTTTGTAAGGTTATTAAAAAGCAGTGgctgggagctgagtggtggcacacctggttgagcacatatatattagtgtgcaaggacccaggttcaagccccaagtctccacctacaagaggaaagcttcacaagtggtgaagcaggtctgcaggtgtcttctctccctatctcccccttcctctcaatttctggctgtctctattcaataaataagtaaataaaaataaaaatattcaaaaaaaaaaactggctttaGTAGATTTAACTTTTCTTTACTCCTGCCTGGAACTTCCCTGGGGCTGTTGGGATTCCACAGCTTTCAGTggaatttcccccccccccctttctcccagATAAGAATATGAAGGACTtagcaccatttatgaagctggGTCCTATGGCTTGCTGTTTTCATGTGGTactgaggggctcaaacccaagttcttggacatggtaaggcatgtgctctccAGGGCGAGGTATCTCCAGCCCTCTTCACAacttaatttctgtctttccctctctctttctctagtatttatttattctcttttgttgtccttgttttattgctgttattgatgttgttgttgttggataggacagagagaaatagagagaggagggcaagacggggagagaaagatagatacttgcagacctgcttcaccacctgtgaagtgacttccctgcaggtggggagccgggggctcgaattgggattttTGCTCcagtctttgcaccacctgcgtcctctcttttttaaatcaaagcactgctcagctctggtttatggttggtgcaaggaattgaacctggtgaacctgggactttggagcctcaggcatgagtttctttgcatcatcattatgctatctacccccccccccaacttaatTTCTAAACTTGTAAAGCCAAAAGCAAAACTGTGGACCCAAGTAAACTTTATTAAGGTTCCTGGGAAGATATGTATAGGCAGTCAGTTAAGAGGCTGCCCCTTCTTGAACAGTTAGGCCTTTGTTTGCCTCAATGCTCTGGAGATTTGACCTGAAAAGTATACAATATTAGCAATTTCAAACAAACTGAAAAGATTATGCCTTTTATAGATGCTGACAAACCAACCAACAATGCACCCCCCTGTAAAATAATGATTAAAGCAAGATTTTCTCTGGAAGAAACATGACTGGAAGCTCTGAACCCAGTGTGAAGTACTAGTCTCTTCTGAGTCATCAGGTTCCCAAGCATGACCAACTGTCTTTCTTCCAAGACAATGCACATACAAAACTCTGCAGACAACCTTAAGATGTTCCCGGTCTTCTTAAAACAAACAGATGTACTCCAGTTTAAAAACTTACAATCCACTTACTTTTAAATATCTTCTCCATTGATGGTTCAAATGCTGCCTCTTTGAGTTCTTGGCCACTTCTCCCACGCCGCATCCCAAATCTTGTCTTCGTGGCATAATTCTGATGTGTATGCATACACCAAAACAGAGTATTAGGAAGAAGTAAAATGACAGATCTCATTCCACTTGAACGCTCACTACAAAGAAAGTTTGCACTTCCATACATGTAATTTTACCATACATCTAAGTTTTGCAAGTTGTAAAAATTAGGTGGGAAACCCTACTCATGTTATACCTTCAAAATGATTCACTAAATAGTTAAGCTTCAGCCTAACTGTTCACTTCATATACTACAGATTTAATGTCTCTAGTAACTATTATTAGTCTGAATACTAACCTCAAAAAATTAATTCTGAAAGCATTAGCTACATGCTTTCATTTGGCAAACAGGTTTAAGAAGTTGTGTTCTTGTGGTCCagcggctaaggcactagactctcaagcatgaggtcctaaatacagtccctggcagcacgtgtaccagagcgatgtctggttctttctctttctcctatctttctcattaataaataaaatcttgaagaagtctttaggggccaggcggtggcatgcctggttaagtgcacacacgacagtgtgcaagggttcaagcctctgcacccccccccccccccccgccctggtgcaggagggaaagcttgagtggtgaaacaaggctgcaggtgtctctcttcctatttctgtcttccctctcaatttctctgcctctaatcaataataataaaagaaaagtgtTCCTCATACAAAGCCAAAGGGAGAAAGTAACTATTACTATTTCacctcattaaagaaaaaaaaggaaacttatgggggccaggtggtagtgcacctggttgagcaaggacctgggctcaagtcctctGTCCCTGCCTGTATGAGGGAAACCTCAAGTggtgtctttctgcctgtctTCTCTATTCCCCCGcccatgtctctatccaaaacaagcaattaaaaaaaaaaaagtatgaaggtAAATGTCTCCTCTTAGCATCTATATATTTCCTTATCtgcctctcaaataaaaaattatatcccTTCCATCTGAATGTTACTGGAATCTGTTAAGGAAATGCTCCCCCAATCCGAGTTTTATCTTACTATATCTAAATAGCCGTAAATATATCTTTGATAACTTGTTAAATAAGCTATTGACCAACTGGTAATAATATTTGGCTCCTAAGTTCTGACTATATGGTCCATGATCTCTTGTTGCCCTACATAGCTAACTTTTCACAAACCAAATTCTGTGAATGATAAACTC
Proteins encoded in this window:
- the GHITM gene encoding growth hormone-inducible transmembrane protein, translated to MLAARLVCLRTLPSRVICPAFTKSSPVVKNSITKNQWLLTPSRNYATKTRFGMRRGRSGQELKEAAFEPSMEKIFKIDQMGRWFIAGGAAVGLGALCYYGLGMSNEIGAIEKAVIWPQYVKDRIHSTYMYLAGSIGLTALSAMAVSRTPVLMSFMMRGSWVTIGATFAAMIGAGMLVRSISYDHSPGPKHLAWLLHSGVMGAVVAPLTILGGPLLLRAAWYTAGIVGGLSTVAMCAPSEKFLNMGAPLGVGLGLVFVSSLGSMFFPPTSVAGASLYTVAVYGGLVLFSMFLLYDTQKVIKRAEIVPLHGVQKYDPINAMMGIYMDTLNIFMRVASILATGGSNRKK